In one Fundulus heteroclitus isolate FHET01 chromosome 3, MU-UCD_Fhet_4.1, whole genome shotgun sequence genomic region, the following are encoded:
- the LOC105926368 gene encoding casein kinase II subunit alpha, with amino-acid sequence MSGPVPSRSRVYPDVNTQRPREYWDYESHVVEWGNQDDYQLVRKLGRGKYSEVFEAINITNNEKVVVKILKPVKKKKIKREIKILENLRGGPNIISLLDIVKDPVSRTPALVFEHVNNTDFKQLYQTLSDFDIRFYMYEILKALDYCHSMGIMHRDVKPHNVMIDHEHRKLRLIDWGLAEFYHPNQEYNVRVASRYFKGPELLVDYQMYDYSLDMWSLGCMLASMIFRKEPFFHGHDNYDQLVRIAKVLGTEDLYDYIDKYNIELDPRFNDILGRHSRKRWERFVHSENQHLVSTEALDFLDKLLRYDHQARLTAREAMDHPYFYPIVKDQGRGATPGGMAASSTPVSSSSMMAGITSMSSSQPLANIAGSPVISAPNTLATQVPAATGAQP; translated from the exons ATGTCTGGCCCTGTTCCAAGCCGCTCTCGAGTTTACCCTGATGTAAACACACAGAGACCTCGAGAATACTGGGACTATGAGTCCCACGTTGTTGAATGGGG gaatcAAGACGACTATCAGCTCGTCAGAAAACTAGGAAGAGGCAAATACAGTGAAGTATTCGAAGccataaacatcacaaacaatGAAAAGGTGGTGGTTAAAATACTGAAG CCtgtcaagaaaaagaaaatcaagagAGAAATAAAGATCCTGGAGAATCTGAGGGGTGGCCCAAATATCATCTCACTCTTAGATATTGTGAAGGATCCCGTG TCACGAACCCCGGCTCTGGTCTTTGAACATGTGAACAACACAGATTTCAag cAATTGTATCAAACTCTGTCAGACTTTGACATACGGTTCTACATGTATGAAATCTTAAAG GCTCTGGATTACTGCCACTCTATGGGTATTATGCATAGGGATGTTAAACCCCATAATGTAATGATCGACCACGAACACAGAAAG CTCCGTCTGATCGACTGGGGCTTGGCAGAGTTTTACCACCCGAACCAAGAATACAACGTGAGAGTGGCGTCCAGGTACTTCAAAGGCCCTGAACTGCTGGTAGATTACCAG ATGTATGACTACAGCTTGGACATGTGGAGCCTGGGTTGCATGCTTGCCAGCATGATCTTCAGGAAGGAGCCGTTCTTTCACGGTCACGACAACTACGACCAG CTTGTGCGGATTGCGAAAGTGCTCGGCACAGAGGACCTGTACGACTACATCGACAAGTACAACATCGAATTGGATCCACGGTTCAACGACATTCTGGGGAG acATTCCCGCAAAAGATGGGAGAGGTTTGTGCACAGCGAGAACCAACACCTAGTCAGCACAGAGGCTCTGGACTTCTTGGATAAACTGCTGCGCTACGACCATCAAGCTCGCCTCACAGCCAGAGAGGCCATGGATCATCCCTACTTCT ATCCCATCGTCAAAGATCAGGGAAGGGGGGCCACTCCTGGGGGCATGGCTGCCAGCTCCACTCCAGTCAGCTCCTCGAGTATGATGGCCG GCATCACCTCCATGTCCTCCTCACAGCCGCTGGCTAACATTGCTGGATCGCCCGTCATCTCCGCCCCCAACACCCTGGCCACACAAGTCCCTGCAGCCACCGGGGCCCAGCCCTGA
- the LOC105926326 gene encoding serum paraoxonase/arylesterase 2 — MGKVAVISVLIAALSVLLGERALNCSQRLLVFREVTNKHLPNCVALKNIEQGSEDITILGNGLAFISAGLKFPGFPSSDEPGKIYTLDLKGPHLKPVELRMPRNFELESFNPHGISVYTDPSDGTVYLFVVNHPQFESQIEIFKYVEDGASLVHLKTIKHELLHSVNDIVAVGLESFYATNDHYFSNKLLKFLELFVLMPWTNVVYYSPDEVKVVSDGYHFANGINMSPDQRHIYVANLFNHSVNVLERNEDNTLTPVKSVPVGSLCDNIEVDPETGDLWIGCHINAKKVFFFDPKDPPGSEVIRIQNILSDQPVVTQVYADDGHVIMGSSVASVYGGKLLIGTVFHKALCCDLK; from the exons ATGGGAAAGGTCGCTGTCATTTCGGTTTTAATAGCAGCGCTTTCGGTGCTGCTCGGGGAGAGGGCCCTCAACTGTAG CCAAAGGCTTCTCGTCTTCAGGGAGGTGACTAACAAACATCTGCCCAACTGCGTTGCGTTGAAAAACATTG aaCAAGGGTCGGAGGATATTACCATTCTTGGCAACGGCCTGGCCTTTATCAGCGCT gGACTCAAATTCCCTGGATTCCCATCCTCAGATGAGCCTGGAAAAATTTACACCCTTGATCTCAAAGGTCCTCACCTGAAACCGGTGGAGCTGCGTATGCCCAGGAACTTTGAGTTGGAGTCATTTAATCCGCACGGCATCAGTGTATACACAGATCCAAGTG ATGGTACGGTGTACCTGTTTGTCGTCAATCATCCTCAGTTTGAAAGCCAAATCGAGATCTTCAAATATGTGGAGGACGGCGCCTCCCTGGTGCATCTGAAAACCATAAAACACGAGCTGCTGCACAG TGTGAATGATATAGTTGCAGTAGGGCTTGAGAGTTTTTATGCCACCAATGATCACTACTTCTCTAACAAGCTCCTGAAATTTTTGGAGCTCTTTGTGCTTATGCCTTGGACCAACGTTGTTTACTACAGTCCTGATGAAGTGAAGGTGGTCTCCGATGGCTACCACTTTGCCAATGGCATCAATATGTCTCCTGACCAAAG GCATATATACGTGGCAAACCTATTCAACCACAGTGTGAATGTATTGGAGAGGAATGAAGACAATACACTGACTCCTGTCAAG TCGGTGCCCGTGGGTTCACTCTGTGACAACATAGAAGTGGACCCTGAAACTGGCGACCTTTGGATTGGCTGTCACATTAATGCAAAGAAGGTGTTCTTTTTTGATCCCAAAGATCCCCCAGGATCAGAG GTCATCCGCATCCAAAACATCCTGTCGGATCAGCCGGTGGTGACCCAGGTGTATGCGGATGACGGCCATGTGATCATGGGCTCTTCCGTGGCGTCTGTCTACGGGGGGAAGCTGCTCATTGGGACCGTGTTTCATAAAGCATTgtgttgtgatttaaaatag